One Sediminicola sp. YIK13 DNA segment encodes these proteins:
- the truA gene encoding tRNA pseudouridine(38-40) synthase TruA, translating into MRYFVAFSYFGKSYHGWQKQPNALTVQQVLEETFSTLLRQPVELMGAGRTDAGVHARQMYAHFEVDEIVDKEELCYRMNSFLPDDIAISGIYEVPDNAHARFDAEERTYEYWIVQEKNPFHMDTAHYIKFGLDLETMNEAASLLLKHTDFECFSKSNTDVKTFLCKLKKAEWTIQGDVLVFTITADRFLRNMVRAIVGTLLEVGLGKCTLAGVEEIINSKDRSKAGVSVPAKGLYLTKVSYPSHIKLKL; encoded by the coding sequence TTGAGATATTTTGTCGCCTTTTCATACTTCGGGAAGTCTTACCATGGATGGCAAAAACAGCCCAATGCATTGACGGTTCAACAGGTCTTGGAAGAAACATTTTCCACCTTGTTAAGACAGCCGGTTGAGTTGATGGGTGCGGGAAGAACGGATGCTGGGGTACATGCAAGGCAAATGTATGCCCATTTTGAGGTAGATGAGATAGTTGATAAAGAAGAACTTTGTTACCGTATGAATTCTTTTTTACCGGATGATATTGCAATCAGCGGTATTTATGAGGTTCCTGATAATGCCCATGCCCGCTTTGATGCAGAGGAGAGGACATATGAATATTGGATTGTTCAAGAAAAAAATCCATTTCATATGGATACGGCCCATTATATTAAATTTGGGTTGGATTTGGAAACGATGAACGAAGCGGCTTCCTTATTGTTGAAGCATACAGATTTTGAATGCTTTTCAAAATCAAATACCGATGTAAAGACCTTTTTGTGTAAGCTAAAGAAGGCAGAATGGACTATTCAGGGAGATGTTTTGGTTTTTACCATTACAGCGGACCGATTCTTGAGAAATATGGTACGGGCAATCGTAGGGACATTATTGGAAGTTGGACTTGGCAAATGTACTTTGGCAGGCGTTGAAGAAATAATAAATAGTAAGGATAGGAGCAAAGCTGGGGTTTCTGTACCTGCAAAAGGGTTGTACTTGACAAAGGTGAGCTATCCTTCACATATAAAATTGAAGTTATAA
- a CDS encoding ABC transporter ATP-binding protein: MDKESGKAFDMRLFKRLMRHTKPYSVTFYGVAFAAILLSVFAVLTPILVGDIVDVAIKNKDAEKLLNLILIMSAVLLGEVLSQLSFNYYANWLGESVIRDIRIALFKHMIGFRMKYFDGSSIGVLVTRAVADMQRIGEIFSQGFFVIVSDLLKMFVVAGVMLAMNWRLSLIVFAILPVLLYATRLFQKAMKVAFIEVRAQVSNLNSFVQERLTGMKIVQLFNREKLEREKFRAINEKHKNAWLKTVWYNSIFFPIAEIVSSITIGLIVWYGGVQNVTGISQEEYGTIFSFILLSQMLFRPLRQIADKFNTLQMGMVAANRVFKILDTNSSIEDNGELEMKEIQGNISFKDVRFGYLEDEEVLHGISFEVNAGETIAIVGATGAGKSTIINLLNRFYEINSGIIAIDGIDIKTFKLASLRTKIAVVLQDVFLFADTIANNISLKEKSISLETIEQAAKQIGVHEFISSLPGGYQYNVKERGSMLSSGQRQLIAFLRAYVSNPSILVLDEATSSVDTYSEQLIQKATEKITEGRTSIIIAHRLATIKKADKILVMDAGEIIETGTHKELLEKGGYYKSLYEAQFLAEEVV; encoded by the coding sequence ATGGATAAAGAATCAGGAAAAGCCTTTGATATGAGGTTGTTCAAAAGATTGATGAGGCATACAAAACCGTATAGCGTCACTTTTTACGGAGTAGCTTTTGCCGCGATTCTATTATCTGTTTTCGCTGTGTTGACCCCCATTTTGGTAGGCGATATTGTAGATGTGGCCATTAAAAACAAGGACGCGGAAAAACTATTGAACTTAATACTGATCATGTCCGCAGTTTTGCTGGGCGAGGTATTAAGTCAGCTGTCATTTAACTACTATGCAAACTGGCTTGGCGAATCGGTTATTCGCGATATTAGAATTGCCCTTTTTAAACACATGATCGGTTTTCGGATGAAATATTTTGACGGATCCTCCATTGGTGTTCTGGTTACAAGAGCCGTCGCAGATATGCAGCGTATTGGAGAAATATTCAGTCAGGGCTTTTTTGTCATTGTTTCAGATTTATTAAAAATGTTTGTGGTTGCGGGTGTTATGTTGGCCATGAACTGGAGGCTGTCCCTAATAGTTTTCGCCATCTTGCCCGTTTTGTTGTACGCCACCCGATTATTTCAAAAAGCCATGAAAGTGGCATTTATAGAAGTCAGGGCCCAAGTATCTAATCTTAATTCCTTTGTACAGGAGCGACTTACCGGAATGAAAATTGTACAACTGTTCAACAGGGAAAAATTGGAACGGGAAAAATTTCGTGCAATAAATGAGAAGCACAAGAATGCCTGGTTAAAAACGGTTTGGTACAACTCTATCTTTTTTCCAATTGCAGAAATAGTATCGTCTATCACCATAGGTCTGATCGTTTGGTATGGAGGGGTGCAAAATGTTACTGGGATAAGTCAAGAGGAATACGGTACTATTTTCTCCTTTATACTGTTGTCACAGATGTTGTTCAGACCATTACGTCAAATAGCCGATAAATTCAATACCCTACAAATGGGAATGGTGGCAGCCAACAGGGTCTTTAAAATTTTGGATACCAACAGTTCTATCGAGGACAATGGAGAACTGGAGATGAAAGAAATACAGGGCAATATATCCTTCAAAGATGTTCGCTTTGGGTATTTGGAGGACGAAGAAGTGCTTCACGGCATCTCCTTTGAAGTTAACGCCGGGGAAACCATTGCAATAGTTGGTGCAACAGGGGCTGGAAAATCAACCATCATCAATTTGCTGAATAGATTTTATGAGATAAATTCAGGTATTATAGCCATTGATGGAATAGATATTAAAACCTTTAAGTTGGCCTCTTTAAGGACCAAAATTGCTGTGGTACTGCAGGATGTATTTCTTTTTGCAGATACGATTGCCAATAATATTTCCCTAAAGGAGAAATCAATTTCCTTAGAAACCATTGAGCAGGCCGCAAAACAAATTGGCGTACATGAATTTATTTCAAGTTTACCGGGAGGATATCAATATAATGTAAAAGAAAGGGGATCCATGTTATCCAGCGGCCAACGACAGTTGATTGCATTTCTTAGGGCATACGTGAGTAATCCAAGTATTTTGGTTCTTGATGAGGCCACATCTTCTGTGGATACCTATTCAGAACAACTGATTCAAAAGGCTACAGAGAAAATTACGGAGGGAAGGACTTCAATCATTATAGCCCACCGTTTGGCCACAATCAAAAAAGCAGATAAAATATTGGTAATGGATGCAGGTGAAATTATTGAGACGGGCACCCATAAAGAACTCTTGGAAAAAGGCGGATATTATAAAAGCTTATACGAAGCACAATTCCTTGCAGAAGAAGTAGTGTAA
- a CDS encoding DUF4293 domain-containing protein encodes MIQRIQTVYLIVVILLTGVLPFWMNLWSDSSGNEIYAANEIIVSLVFYVSAVLALVCILLYKNRKNQFVVNRLNMILNLFLLGLFVYRSLNLSGESNISEKGIGMLIPIFSIVFLVLANRAIKKDEDLIKSVDRLR; translated from the coding sequence ATGATTCAAAGAATACAGACCGTTTATCTAATAGTTGTTATCCTTTTAACAGGAGTACTTCCGTTTTGGATGAATCTCTGGTCGGACAGCAGTGGAAATGAAATTTATGCTGCCAATGAAATTATAGTATCTTTGGTATTCTATGTGTCCGCAGTATTGGCATTAGTCTGCATATTGCTTTACAAGAACAGAAAAAATCAATTTGTGGTAAACAGATTGAACATGATATTAAATCTTTTTTTACTAGGATTATTCGTTTACCGATCGCTAAACTTATCCGGAGAAAGTAACATTTCTGAGAAGGGTATTGGGATGCTGATTCCTATCTTTTCTATCGTTTTTTTAGTATTGGCCAATAGGGCCATAAAAAAGGATGAGGATCTTATAAAATCTGTTGATCGTTTGCGTTAA
- a CDS encoding diadenylate cyclase: protein MDFLNFLDFKITDFLDIILVAILLFYIYKLVRGTVAINIFIGIVIVWALWKLTELVEMKMISSMVGGFMNIGLIALIIVFQQEVRKFLLMVGSTNFASKRSFLRQFKFLKQEALTTEIDVEAIVGACEKMSATKTGALIVIERNNSLDFIKSSGDKMNIEVTQPIIESIFYKNSPLHDGAAVIENNFIVATRVILPVSNERTIPLRFGLRHRAAVGITEKTDALAIVVSEETGTISYIKHGEFILFKDLNELTNMIKNDLIY, encoded by the coding sequence TTGGATTTTTTGAATTTTCTAGATTTTAAGATTACAGATTTTTTGGACATCATACTTGTAGCAATACTCCTCTTCTACATTTATAAATTGGTCCGTGGTACGGTAGCTATCAATATCTTTATAGGTATAGTCATTGTTTGGGCCCTGTGGAAATTGACAGAATTGGTAGAAATGAAAATGATCAGCAGTATGGTTGGTGGTTTTATGAACATTGGCCTTATTGCACTTATTATTGTTTTCCAACAAGAAGTACGAAAGTTCTTATTAATGGTTGGATCCACCAATTTTGCCTCCAAACGGAGTTTTTTACGGCAATTTAAGTTTCTGAAGCAAGAAGCTCTTACTACGGAAATAGATGTGGAGGCCATTGTGGGGGCCTGTGAAAAAATGAGCGCCACCAAAACTGGCGCACTCATCGTCATTGAACGAAACAACTCCTTGGATTTTATAAAGTCTTCCGGTGATAAAATGAATATTGAGGTCACCCAGCCCATTATAGAAAGTATCTTTTACAAGAACAGTCCCTTACACGATGGGGCCGCCGTTATCGAAAACAATTTCATTGTAGCCACTAGGGTCATCTTACCTGTTTCTAATGAGCGTACCATCCCATTGCGTTTTGGATTAAGACACAGGGCTGCAGTTGGTATTACGGAGAAAACCGATGCACTGGCCATTGTAGTAAGTGAAGAGACCGGTACCATATCCTATATCAAACACGGAGAATTTATCCTATTTAAGGATCTTAATGAGTTGACCAACATGATCAAGAACGATCTGATCTACTAA
- the folP gene encoding dihydropteroate synthase yields the protein MTINCKGNLIDLNIPKVMGILNITPDSFFDGGKYRDDKVILEKTGQMLKEGATFIDVGAYSSRPGASHVSEEEELNRIIPIVELLLKEYPQILISIDTFRAKVAHYCLDRGAAMINDISAGKMDTDMLTQVANHQVPYIMMHMKGTPQTMQQETSYDDLMKDILFYFSERVAAARKLKINDIIIDPGFGFSKTVEQNYEVLQKMDLFQLLELPILAGLSRKSMIYKVLGTNANGALNGTTALNMVALNRGANILRVHDVKEALECINLGQAFL from the coding sequence ATGACCATTAACTGCAAAGGAAACTTAATAGACCTAAATATCCCAAAAGTAATGGGAATATTAAACATTACCCCCGATTCTTTTTTCGACGGTGGCAAGTATAGGGATGATAAAGTAATACTGGAAAAGACCGGACAAATGCTAAAAGAAGGGGCTACATTCATAGATGTGGGTGCCTATAGTTCCAGACCCGGGGCATCCCATGTGTCCGAAGAGGAAGAGCTAAACAGGATTATTCCCATTGTAGAACTACTTTTGAAAGAATATCCCCAAATACTAATATCCATTGACACGTTCAGAGCCAAAGTAGCCCATTACTGCTTGGATAGGGGCGCTGCCATGATCAATGATATTTCTGCTGGTAAAATGGATACCGATATGCTCACACAAGTGGCAAATCACCAGGTTCCTTACATCATGATGCATATGAAAGGGACCCCGCAAACGATGCAACAGGAAACGTCCTATGATGATTTGATGAAAGATATACTTTTTTATTTTTCTGAAAGGGTTGCCGCTGCCAGGAAGCTCAAAATAAATGACATCATTATAGATCCAGGTTTTGGGTTTTCAAAAACTGTGGAACAAAATTATGAAGTCTTACAAAAAATGGACCTATTTCAATTATTGGAACTCCCTATATTGGCGGGATTGAGCAGAAAATCAATGATCTATAAAGTTTTGGGGACCAACGCAAATGGAGCCTTGAATGGTACAACGGCATTGAACATGGTTGCCTTGAACCGAGGAGCCAACATTTTGAGGGTGCACGATGTAAAAGAAGCACTGGAATGCATCAATTTAGGACAAGCCTTCCTTTAA
- a CDS encoding metallophosphoesterase family protein, with protein MTRILLLSDTHSHMDEAILKYAKQADEIWHAGDIGQLEVTDTLKKIKPLRAVYGNIDDHKAKLEFPLDNRFTCEGVDVWITHIGGYPNKYNQRIREEIKANPPKLFITGHSHILKVMWDKKLGLLHMNPGACGKHGFHAVRTMLRFNIDGKDIKDLEIVELGKRGV; from the coding sequence ATGACCCGAATTTTACTCCTTTCCGATACACATAGCCATATGGACGAAGCCATTTTAAAATACGCCAAACAAGCGGATGAAATTTGGCATGCCGGTGACATAGGACAACTGGAAGTCACGGACACATTAAAGAAAATAAAACCACTCAGAGCCGTTTATGGCAATATTGATGATCATAAAGCAAAACTCGAATTCCCCTTGGACAACAGGTTTACATGCGAAGGGGTAGATGTTTGGATCACCCACATTGGCGGATATCCCAACAAATACAATCAAAGGATCAGGGAAGAGATCAAAGCAAATCCACCAAAATTATTTATCACGGGCCACTCCCATATTTTGAAAGTGATGTGGGACAAAAAATTGGGATTATTACATATGAATCCCGGTGCCTGTGGCAAACATGGCTTTCACGCGGTACGCACCATGTTGCGCTTTAATATTGACGGAAAGGACATTAAGGATCTGGAAATTGTGGAATTGGGAAAACGCGGCGTCTAA